The following coding sequences lie in one Drosophila bipectinata strain 14024-0381.07 chromosome XR, DbipHiC1v2, whole genome shotgun sequence genomic window:
- the LOC122321968 gene encoding uncharacterized protein codes for MAASSNKVVDIPPIIVLDVSSVFNFKGFRSSCTSRIIDYEVARLDEGTVKGTCFTKEDHSLILSNLYGSGSRAHSIMRQLNDYRRFIIRGLHHSIPISSIRAEFEYLNFTLCHIRNLKFYRNHEPMNLFEIAVAPFDLERNDEFLAIKKLCNRPVTIERQRQSDEPTMCQRCQRYGHTKNYCRRDPVCVICAGPHHKADCALPWTSPPKCANCGGKHVATYKGCIKFMEAKESLSQGPTNSSAQRHLSTSPSQQCKSPPTTSHRALNLLKPLPSPTKRDPHHSKPPRRAPSPARDDLSDSSCDSCTTNRPSRLHTTSSRRVLSPSPA; via the coding sequence ATGGCTGCTTCATCGAATAAAGTGGTTGACATCCCCCCAATAATTGTTTTGGATGTCTCATCAGTATTCAACTTTAAAGGATTCCGTAGCTCCTGCACCTCGAGGATTATCGACTATGAGGTTGCCCGTCTGGATGAGGGCACAGTTAAGGGGACCTGCTTTACCAAGGAAGATCACTCCCTCATCCTCTCAAACTTGTATGGATCAGGATCTCGGGCCCACTCAATTATGCGACAATTAAATGATTATCGTCGCTTTATTATTCGTGGCCTTCATCACTCGATTCCTATCTCAAGTATTCGTGCGGAATTTGAGTACTTAAACTTCACGTTATGCCATATCCGAAACCTGAAGTTTTATCGTAACCATGAGCCAATGAACCTGTTTGAGATTGCTGTAGCACCGTTCGACCTGGAACGTAATGACGAATTCCTTGCTATCAAGAAGCTCTGCAACAGGCCTGTTACCATCGAGCGTCAAAGACAATCGGATGAGCCTACAATGTGTCAACGGTGCCAGCGTTATGGGCACACTAAAAACTACTGCCGTCGCGATCCCGTCTGTGTAATTTGTGCTGGTCCACATCACAAGGCCGATTGCGCTCTTCCATGGACTTCTCCACCTAAGTGCGCCAACTGTGGTGGCAAACATGTTGCCACCTATAAAGGCTGTATTAAGTTCATGGAAGCAAAGGAAAGTCTTTCTCAAGGGCCAACCAACTCCTCGGCTCAGCGTCATCTTTCCACCTCGCCATCTCAGCAGTGCAAATCTCCTCCAACGACTTCCCACCGTGCGCTCAATCTACTTAAACCGCTTCCTTCACCTACTAAGCGTGATCCGCATCACTCCAAGCCACCTCGCCGAGCTCCCTCGCCAGCTCGGGATGACTTGAGCGATTCCAGCTGCGATTCTTGCACAACTAATCGACCATCTCGGCTACACACAACATCATCTCGTCGTGTGCTCTCTCCGTCTCCAGCCTGA